From Hymenobacter sediminicola:
TGGCAGGGGAACCGTCGCGGCCGCCGCGCCCGATTTCCTGGTAGTAACCCTCGATGTTTTTGGGCAGGTTGTAGTGAATCACCCAGCGCACGTTGCTCTTATCGATGCCCATGCCGAAGGCAATGGTGGCCACAATCACCTGCAAATCGTCCTTGAGGAAGCCTTCCTGTACGGCGCTGCGCTGGTTGGGCGTCATGCCGGCGTGGTAAAAACCCGCCTTCACGCCCTTGGCCTGAATCTTTCCGGCCAGCGTTTCACACTGCTTGCGCGAAAGGCAATAAATAATGCCTGACTCACCGGGGTGGCGCTCCAGAAAATCCAGGATGCCGCCTACCCGGTCCTGGCCGGGGCGCACGATGAGGTTGAGGTTGGGCCTATCGAAGCTGGACAGAAACACTTGCGGTTCCTGCATGCGCAACTGCTGCTGGATGTCGCGCTGGGTGAGGCGGTCGGCGGTGGCGGTGAGGGCAATGATGGGCACCTGCGGAAACTGTTCGCGCAACACCCGCAGCTGGGTATATTCGGGCCGGAAATCGTGGCCCCATGAGCTGATGCAGTGGGCCTCATCAATGGCGAACATGCTGATGCGCATGCGCTTAAGAAACTGCAGAAAGCCGTCGGAGAGAAGCTTCTCGGGGCTCACGTAGAGCAGCTTCATATAGCCATTGAGGCAGTCGCCGCAGATAGAGTTCTGCTCGCTCTGGCCCACGCTGCTGTTGATGTAGGCCGCTGAAATACCGTTGGCTTTCAATGCTTCCACCTGGTCCTTCATCAGCGCAATCAGCGGCGACACTACTATGCAAACGCCCTCACTGACTACGGCCGGAATCTGGAAACATACTGACTTGCCACCCCCCGTGGGCATAAGTACTACCGTATCGCGCCCATCGAGGATGCTCTGGATAATATCCTCTTGCATAGGTCGAAAGGTATCGTAGCCGTAGTATTGCTTGAGGACCTTGCGAGCAGAGTCGAGGGTAGGAGCGAGGGGTTCGGTAGCAAATAACATCAGGCAAAAATACGACGCGGCAGAGGGACTTGAAGCTTGAAGGTAACCACAACAGGGGGGAAATGGTGCAGCATTCCGGCCGAATCCTACACGGCGGTTCGGGCAGGAAGTGCGTAAAAACAAGCCTGTCAACCATTCATCTTCCCCACACGAACTACTATGAACCAGCCCACTTCTTCCGCCCTCGACAACCAGATCCTGCTGGATGCCCTCAACCGCTGCGTAGCTGCCTGCGAGCATTGTGCCACCGCCTGCCTTAACGAAGAGCACGTCAAGCACATGGTGGGCTGCATCCGCCTAGACCGAGACTGTGCCGATATCTGCGCCCTGACGGCCCGCCTCGTTGCCCGTGGCTCGGTGCACGCCAAGCACATCATGAAAGAATGCGTGGAAGTATGCCGCCTTTGTGAGGCCGAGTGCGCCAAGCACAACCATACGCACTGCCAGCAATGCGCGGCGGCCTGCAAAGCCTGCGCCGACGCCTGCGCGGCCTACATGGGCTAATCTCACCTGGCTACGCCTGCTACAACGGGCGTAGCCAGTAGTTACCCTTCCTGGTCTTCTACTATATCTACCAAACGGTAGCGCACGGCCGATTTTTTGGGTTTGATATCAATGCCGGCATAGTGCGCATA
This genomic window contains:
- a CDS encoding four-helix bundle copper-binding protein, coding for MNQPTSSALDNQILLDALNRCVAACEHCATACLNEEHVKHMVGCIRLDRDCADICALTARLVARGSVHAKHIMKECVEVCRLCEAECAKHNHTHCQQCAAACKACADACAAYMG